In one Alosa alosa isolate M-15738 ecotype Scorff River chromosome 14, AALO_Geno_1.1, whole genome shotgun sequence genomic region, the following are encoded:
- the prpf19 gene encoding pre-mRNA-processing factor 19, producing MSLVCAISNEVPEHPCVSPVSNQVFERRLIEKYIVENGADPINGQPLSEEQLIDIKVSHPIRPKAPSATSIPAILKSLQDEWDAVMLHSFTLRQQLQTTRQELSHALYQHDAACRVIARLTKEVTAAREALATLKPQAGLVVPQAAPASQPAVGAGGEPMEVTEQVGMTADIIQKLQDKATVLTTERKKRGKTVPEELVRAEDLGKYRQVASHVGLHSASIPGILCLDLCPSDTNKVLTGGADKNVVVFDRREEQIVATLKGHTKKVSSVIYHPSQSVVFSASPDTTIRVWSVTGGNCVQVVRAHEASVTGLSLHATGDYLLSSSEDQYWAFSDVQTGRVLTKVTDETAGCALTCAQFHPDGLIFGTGTADSQIKIWDLKERTNVANFPGHSGPVTAIAFSENGYYLATGAQDSSLKLWDLRKLKNFKTIALDNNYEVKSLVFDQSGTYLAVGGSDIRVYICKQWSEVLNFGDHTGLVTGVAFGEHAQFLSSTGMDRSLKFYSL from the exons ATGTCTTTGGTTTGCGCAA TTTCCAATGAGGTTCCTGAGCATCCCTGCGTTTCACCGGTGTCCAACCAAGTGTTCGAGCGCCGGCTGATTGAGAAATACATTGTTGAAAATGGAGCGGACCCTATCAACGGCCAACCTCTGTccgaagagcagttgatcgataTCAAGG TTTCGCATCCCATCCGCCCCAAGGCTCCATCTGCAACTAGCATTCCAGCTATCCTCAAGTCACTACAGGATGAATGG GATGCAGTGATGCTGCACAGTTTCACTCTGCGCCAGCAGCTGCAGACCACACGGCAGGAGCTCTCTCACGCCCTCTACCAGCACGACGCCGCCTGCAGAGTCATCGCCCGCCTCACCAAAGAGGTCACAGCAGCCAGAGAGG CTCTTGCCACACTCAAACCTCAAGCTGGATTGGTGGTTCCACAGGCTGCTCCTGCTTCCCAGCCAGCCGTG GGTGCTGGTGGGGAGCCTATGGAGGTCACCGAACAGGTTGGCATGACAGCAGACATCATACAGAAG CTGCAAGACAAGGCCACTGTGCTgacaacagagagaaagaag AGGGGAAAGACTGTGCCAGAGGAACTGGTCCGAGCCGAGGATCTTGGCAAATACAGACAAGTGGCTTCTCATGTT GGGCTGCATAGTGCCAGTATCCCAGGAATCCTCTGTCTGGATCTCTGTCCCTCAGACACCAACAAAGTACTCACTG GTGGTGCTGATAAGAACGTGGTGGTGTTTGACCGTCGGGAGGAGCAGATTGTGGCCACCCTCAAAGGTCACACCAAAAAGGTCTCCTCTGTCATCTACCATCCTTCTCAG TCAGTGGTGTTCTCAGCTTCTCCCGACACCACCATCCGGGTGTGGTCCGTCACCGGGGGCAACTGTGTGCAGGTGGTGCGCGCTCATGAGGCGAGCGTGACTGGCCTCTCCCTGCACGCCACTGGAGACTACCTGCTCAGCTCCTCTGAGGACcag TACTGGGCCTTCTCTGATGTCCAGACTGGTCGTGTTCTGACTAAAGTGACTGACGAAACCGCAGGATGTG CTTTGACATGTGCTCAGTTCCACCCTGACGGTCTGATCTTTGGTACTGGCACTGCTGACTCTCAGATCAAGATCTGGGATCTGAAGGAGCGCACCAATGTGGCCAACTTCCCTGGACACTCTGGCCCAGTCACGGCCATTGCCTTCTCTGAGAATGGTTATTACCTGGCCACAG GTGCCCAGGACAGCTCTCTTAAGCTTTGGGATCTGAGGAAACTTAAGAACTTCAAGACTATTGCACTGGATAACAATTATGAG GTGAAGTCCCTAGTGTTTGACCAGAGTGGTACCTACCTGGCCGTGGGTGGATCTGACATCAGAGTTTACATCTGCAAGCAATGGTCTGAGGTCCTGAACTTTGGCG ATCATACTGGACTGGTGACCGGCGTGGCTTTCGGAGAACATGCACAGTTCCTCTCTTCCACTGGAATGGACAGAAGCCTCAAGTTCTACAGTCTGTAG
- the LOC125307657 gene encoding uncharacterized protein LOC125307657, which translates to MPQCSDGTLCSHWSNITAFNKESLYIRLYTPLRQAQLRLMPDHSSSRSHSSTTLLRDGEIVEERLWHRGRLSLEQNRTGLYFVMAGLSEKDNGIYEMHDGQGNLVSTNIVRVVDKHMRWRAVMKSISVPSGMFLSLAGVILFLKRYPSCSVSKILSGLRDRRNATTAGVPPRVHIEDYSELNLTSYTSSPYKIRSSKQWSPSPSRSGYSPVVQRAYGDSPEPVRGTEILGTDPSQNLLSQESKSLRKTSFSLVGASDCLHSSEHCAQFDLSKVNRNKDGKKDYFSTLPLDMDTSDICSVYTSDKLNFH; encoded by the exons ccCACTGGTCCAATATCACCGCTTTCAACAAGGAATCCCTCTACATCCGCCTGTACACACCGCTCAGGCAGGCCCAGCTGCGCCTCATGCCCGACCACTCCTCCTCCCGCTCCCACTCTTCCACCACCCTTTTGCGGGATGGGGAGATCGTGGAGGAGAGACTGTGGCACCGCGGGCGACTCTCATTGGAGCAGAACCGCACAGGCCTCTACTTTGTCATGGCAGGTCTCAGTGAGAAGGACAATGGCATTTATGAAATGCACGATGGCCAAGGGAACCTTGTGTCGACGAACATTGTGAGGGTTGTTG aTAAGCATATGCGATGGAGAGCTGTGATGAAGTCCATCTCGGTTCCCTCGGGCATGTTTCTGTCTCTGGCTGGTGTCATCCTCTTCCTGAAGAGGTACCCCAGCTGCAGTGTCTCCAAGATACTCAGTGGCCTGAGAGATCGTCGCAATGCCACCACTGCCGGTGTCCCCCCAAGAGTACacattgag GACTACAGTGAGCTCAACCTCACCAGTTACACCAGTTCCCCATACAAAATCAGGTCATCCAAACAATGGAGCCCCAGTCCCTCGCGCAGT GGTTACTCTCCTGTTGTTCAGAGAGCCTATGGAGACTCCCCAGAGCCAGTCAGAGGCACAGAGATACTAGGAACGGATCCCAGTCAGAACCTACTCAGCCAG GAATCAAAAAGTCTGAGGAAGACATCTTTCTCTCTGGTCGGGGCCTCTGACTGCCTCCACTCCTCCGAGCACTGTGCTCAGTTTGACCTCAGCAAGGTCAACCGGAACAAGGACGGCAAGAAGGACTATTTCTCCACATTACCACTGGACATGGACACGTCTGACATCTGCAGTGTGTATACCTCAGACAAGCTGAACTTCCACTAG